In the Nitrospirota bacterium genome, TTAAACATCGGCAATATCGAAGACGCCAAGGTGGCTCTTACAAGGCTCATTGAGATTGATCCAACCAATACTGGTGTTAAAAAACTCCTTGGAACAATTTATCTTAAAGAAGGCAAGCTGGACAATGCATGGCCAGAACTCCTGCCCTGTATTGACGAGTTATTACTCGCAGAGCAATGGGACGAGGCTTTAGGTCTCCTTAATAATTTTAAGGCACTCGAACCCATAGAAGTCCTGCGCCGCCTTACAACCATATATAAAGGCAAAGGCAAACTCGATGCCGCAATAACTGAGTTAAAGGCCCTTGCAGAGCTTTATGAAAATCAAAACCGCAGCACCGATGCCCTCCAATCATACAAAGAGGTGCTGGAATTACACCCGGACGACATAACTGTCCAGAAAAAGATCAAACGACTCGAACATGATCTTGGAGAGGAAGTTGTTCCGCCAGAGATTACCCCCTTTGAGGAAAAATCTATTGAGGAGGCCCTCGCAGAGATAGATGTGCATATACGATACGGCCTTCTTAAAGAAGCTGCTTCTTCCTTAGAATTATTAAAAGAGAAAGCCACTGAGAACCTTGAAATCCTTACAAAACTCAAAAACCTCTACATAGAACTTGAGGATAAAGATAAAGCCATTGGTGAATGCATAAACATCGCCGGGTTTTATGAGAGGGCTGGAGACATAGAGAAAAGAAACGCCCTCGTAGAGGAAGCCCTGAGATTAAATCCTGATGACCCCAGACTTATTTCAATAAGGCCCCCGATACACAAAGAGGCAAAGGAAAAGGTGCCTGAAGAAGTTTCCACGCTATCATCCCCGGTCAGTGCATTAGAGGAGGAGATAGAGGAAAAGGTGCCTGAAGAGGTCTCCACGCTGTCATCTCCATTCGGGACATTTGAGGAGAATCTGGCTGAGGCAGATTTTTATGCACAGCAGGGACTGGACCAGGAAGCAATAGAAATTTACGAAAGACTTCTGTCCCTTACTCCAGAAAACAGGGAGATTATTGAGAGGCTCGATGCCCTGAGGACCAAAAAAACTGAGGCCGAGGAAAGGGAATTACCTGTGCGTTCCGAGGAAACCAGAGAGACGGTAGAAAAAGTTATCGAGGAGCCGCTCAGGCAAAAAGAAGAGTTAACGATTGAGGAGTTAATAGAGGTCCCTGAGGAACCAAAAGCGGAAATCTCACCAACCATAGACAAAGAGTTAATTGATATATTCCAGGAATTTAAGAAAGGACTTGAAAAGGAACTCGAAACCGAGGATTATGAAACCCATTATAATCTCGGGATTGCATACAAGGAAATGGGACTTTTAGATGACGCCATCAGGGAGTTTCAGACATCGGCTAAAGACGCCGGCAGAATTGTGCAGAGTTCAAGCATGCTCGGTCTCTGCTATATGGAGAAAAACCTCTACCCCCTGGCCATCAAAGAATTCTCAAAAATCCTCCAGACCATCTCCCCCACTGATGAGGGTTATCTCAGCGTAAAATACGACCTTGCAGAAGCATACGAGAAGAATCAGGAATACAATAAGGCATTAGCTTTATACATGGACGTTTATGGCCAGGACGCTAAATTTAGAGATGTCGTTGAAAAGGTAAACTCCCTCAAAAAACTGATCCCAGAAAAGGAGGAGAAGCCAAAATCCAGAAAAGACAGGGTATCTTATCTATGATAAATAGGAAATGGGAAATGAGAAATGGTCTTTATAACTTTTCACTTCTCACTTCTTATTTCTTATTTCTCACTTCTTACTTAAAAAGATGGACTATTTAAATTTCTACGGCTTGAAAGAACAACCTTTCTCCAACGCAGTTGACAATAGATTCTATTATAATAGCAAACAACATTCAGAAGCCCTCATCAGGTTAAAATATGCAGTCGATACAATGAAAGGCCTGGCGGTCGTTGTTGGCGATATCGGTACAGGTAAAACCACCCTCGCAAGGAGGATGCTCGATGAATTAGATGAAAAAGAATACGAGGCCGCCCTTTTAGTCATCCTCCATTCTTCTGTGACAGCGGACTGGCTTATGAGGAAGATTGCCATGCAGATCGGAGTTAAAGATGCCCGGCACAGCAAGGTGGAGCTTTTAGGACAGCTTTATCAGAGACTACTGGAGATCAATGGGGAAGGCAAAAAAGCTGTTGTGCTTATTGATGAGGTTCAGATGCTTCAGTCAAGGGAAATCATGGAAGAATTCAGGGGCCTTTTAAATATGGAAACACAGGAAGGCAAGCTTGTAACCTTTGTCTTCTTTGGCCTTCCTGAGCTTGAGAACCTTCTGTCCCTGGATGAACCCCTGAAGCAGAGGGTTGCTGTTAAATACCGGTTGAAAGCATTTCAGGAAAACACCACAGAGGAATATATACGACACAGGCTTAAAATAGCAGGGTGTAACGGGATGATTTTTACTGCAGATGCTATCAGGACAATCCACAAATACTCCAGAGGCATACCGAGGTTGATAAACACGGTTTGTGATAATTCTCTCCTTGAAGGGTTTCTCCTCAGGAAAAATACGATTGAAAAGGATATTGTGGAGGCAACTGCAACCGACCTCGGCCTTATCCCTCTTCCCCTGAAGCAGGATTCAGCAAAAACTTTTTAAGCGTCAGCGTAAATTTATACTTACCCGTATTTATCTTAACCACAGAAGGATACCAGAGATTACCTTCTCGGAATCGAGTCGTTCCGACATTCCTCGGTTCATCATAAAAGATATCTATCCTCCTGCCATTCAGGATAACCTTCTGACTCTTTGGAAGAAGCGTAGCCCTGTCTATTCGTATTTCTCTATCTGGTGTCAGGATGATGTATTCTGTTTCATGCCTGCGCATATTAGCATTCTCAAGGCCTTCAAACCAGAATATAGAACGGTAGAGCTCCATTCCGAGCTCTTTAAACCTGCTGTTCGTCATATTGGGTTTGGATGAAGACACCATGTCACCCTTGATTGTAAGGTCAAAAACAACCATGCCGAAGTTATACAGCTTGAGGTGTAACCAGTCTGGCCTTTTTAAAAATATAAGACCACCTATGTCATAAGATGCCTCATCCTTTTCAGCATTTACATTGACCTCTGCCTTTATTGAATCAAGTCCTCCACCTGCTATTGAAAGAACCTCTGGGAGTGATAATTCAACATTCTGATAGGCAGGCGGCGGCACAGCCATCGGAACACAGCCCAGCAATATAAAGACATGGCTAATAAAAAAGAATTTCCAGAGCTTCTTCCACATCCTTCACCCCAATGATTTCTATTTCACATCCCTTAAGCCTGTCAGCATTGCCAGCAGGTATAATGCCCCGACTGAAACCGAGTTTTGCAGCCTCTTTTACCCTGACATCAACCTGACTTATTGCCCTTAATTCACCTGAAAGCCCTACCTCGCCAGTGACAAAGGTCTTTTGCTCTATGGCAGAGTTCCTGAAAGAAGAGGCTACAGCAGCCACTATGCCGAGGTCTACGGCAGGTTCTTCCATCCTGAGGCCACCAACAACATTAACAAACACGTCCATACTCCCAAGTTGCAACCCAATTCTTTTGTCCAGGACAGCAAGAAGGAGACCGACCCTGTTATAGTCAACACCGAGGGTTGTCCTCCTCGGCATTCCAAAGTTTGAAGGTGTAACAAGGGCCTGAAGCTCAACCAGCAAAGGTCTTGTGCCCTCGATGCCTGCAGTAACAACAGAGCCCGGCACCTTCAGGGGTCTTTCTGAAAGAAAGAGCTCTGAAGGGTTATCAACCTCCCTTAAACCGCTGTCTGTCATCTCAAAGACGCCGATTTCATTGGTAGAGCCAAACCTGTTTTTCACAGCCCTGAGAATCCTGAAAGGGTTGCCCCTGTCTCCCTCAAAATAAAGTACAGTGTCAACT is a window encoding:
- a CDS encoding tetratricopeptide repeat protein: MLDKAAITRDAQKYASKGQIDKAIVEWQKLLRETPDGNIFNIVGDLYLRKNAKKEAVETFTKAATIFREDGFYLKAMALYKKILNINPAEITSLIALAELNAEKGLIGNANENYLTAAEIYTKAGAVENALEIYSKMLELSPTNIPLKIRMAELYFKIGLKTEAIREYLKIAEDYTEKEDLVKAQEFLQRVIGLDPQNTKAIIGLSRIAEKSRNQRQAFEYLKHAKTLSPNDPEILLAYSQAALNIGNIEDAKVALTRLIEIDPTNTGVKKLLGTIYLKEGKLDNAWPELLPCIDELLLAEQWDEALGLLNNFKALEPIEVLRRLTTIYKGKGKLDAAITELKALAELYENQNRSTDALQSYKEVLELHPDDITVQKKIKRLEHDLGEEVVPPEITPFEEKSIEEALAEIDVHIRYGLLKEAASSLELLKEKATENLEILTKLKNLYIELEDKDKAIGECINIAGFYERAGDIEKRNALVEEALRLNPDDPRLISIRPPIHKEAKEKVPEEVSTLSSPVSALEEEIEEKVPEEVSTLSSPFGTFEENLAEADFYAQQGLDQEAIEIYERLLSLTPENREIIERLDALRTKKTEAEERELPVRSEETRETVEKVIEEPLRQKEELTIEELIEVPEEPKAEISPTIDKELIDIFQEFKKGLEKELETEDYETHYNLGIAYKEMGLLDDAIREFQTSAKDAGRIVQSSSMLGLCYMEKNLYPLAIKEFSKILQTISPTDEGYLSVKYDLAEAYEKNQEYNKALALYMDVYGQDAKFRDVVEKVNSLKKLIPEKEEKPKSRKDRVSYL
- the radA gene encoding DNA repair protein RadA, translating into MPQQKILYQCQSCGYQSLKWLGKCPDCGEWNSFAEERPIKLRGRERARPFVLSEISHESGIRSSTTIKELDRVLGGGVVSGSVVLIGGDPGIGKSTLLLQAMRGLTGLGRVLYVSGEESPEQIKMRADRLMIASGNIILLPETSLEGIIATAEEIDPQVIVIDSIQTIFSLELPSAPGSVGQVRECATKLMFFAKKEGIPLFIIGHVTKEGAIAGPRVLEHIVDTVLYFEGDRGNPFRILRAVKNRFGSTNEIGVFEMTDSGLREVDNPSELFLSERPLKVPGSVVTAGIEGTRPLLVELQALVTPSNFGMPRRTTLGVDYNRVGLLLAVLDKRIGLQLGSMDVFVNVVGGLRMEEPAVDLGIVAAVASSFRNSAIEQKTFVTGEVGLSGELRAISQVDVRVKEAAKLGFSRGIIPAGNADRLKGCEIEIIGVKDVEEALEILFY
- a CDS encoding AAA family ATPase yields the protein MDYLNFYGLKEQPFSNAVDNRFYYNSKQHSEALIRLKYAVDTMKGLAVVVGDIGTGKTTLARRMLDELDEKEYEAALLVILHSSVTADWLMRKIAMQIGVKDARHSKVELLGQLYQRLLEINGEGKKAVVLIDEVQMLQSREIMEEFRGLLNMETQEGKLVTFVFFGLPELENLLSLDEPLKQRVAVKYRLKAFQENTTEEYIRHRLKIAGCNGMIFTADAIRTIHKYSRGIPRLINTVCDNSLLEGFLLRKNTIEKDIVEATATDLGLIPLPLKQDSAKTF